From the Methanoculleus sp. SDB genome, the window CTGACTCCCTGTACAAGCTGGACGCATCGTCCCCCGAGGATATCGACGGCAGGGAATATTTCCATCAACGTCACCTGATTATGCGGTCAATCGGCATGACAAGGATATCTCTCGCACCCGCTTTCTTCAGCAGGCTGATGAGCTGATAGATCCGCTCTTCCGCCACGACGGCGTGCACCGCCACCAGATTTTGGTCGGATGCGACGTCCATTACCGTCGGGCCCGACAATCCCGGCAACACCGTTTTGACCTCATCGAGTGCCTCACGATGAACATTCATCATTACATATGCCTGTCCCTGCGCACGAATCACGCTCTCGAGGGCGAGCCGGAGCTCCTCGATCTTTCCTGCATGAGATGTCATGCTGTCCGGGTTGGCGATAAGGATCGTGCAGGACTCGAGGATCGTATCAATTACCCTCAGGCGGTTTGTCCGGAGCGTATTGCCCGAGCTTGAGAGATCCACAATTGCATCGGCGATGCCGAGGTAGGGAGTCGCCTCGCACGCTCCGCCGACCGGGACTATCGTTACATGGAGGCCGAGGCCCGAAAAATAGCCGCGGGTGATGGCGGGAAATTCGGTCGCGATCTTTGCACCGTCCAGATCGCGTGGGTTGGCGACGCCTGCATCGTCGGGCACCGCAAGGACAAGTGTTGCGGCACCGATGCCGAGGTCGAGCAGTTCGGTGACGGTTGATCCCCGCTCCAGCACCATATCCCTCCCGGTGATGCCGATGTCAGCGGCACCGTTCGCGACATATTCGGGGATGTCGATCGGGCGTGCGAAGAGGATTTCGATTGCGGGATCGCATGTCCGTGCAATGAGCTGCCTGTCACCGCCGTTCGTCACATGCAGGCCGCTTTTTTCGACCAGATCCATAATCGGCCGTGCGATCCGCCCTTTGTTCGGAACGGCAAGTCGCAGGCGGTCAGAAGGTTTTGAGTTCACCTTTGATGACCCTCTCGGTGATGGTGGTGATGTTCGCAAGCTCATCGTTGATGATTGCCTCGACATCGCGAGAGATGGCGGTCGTGTCCGCACCCGGGAGCGGGATATACTGGACGCCTGCAACCAGCGGGTGGTCGATGGGTTTGCCGATCTGGGAGAGCAGACGGACATACATCTCCTCGATTCCCTCGACCCGGGCTACACAGTGCTGGGCCATTTCCGTTGCCAGCAGGTTGTAGATTTTTCCGATATGGTTGATGGGATTCTTGCCGCTGGTCGCCTCCATGCTCATCGGACGGTTGGGAGTGATCAGGCCGTTTGCCCGGTTGCCCCGGCCGACCGAGCCGTCATCGCCCATCTCGGCGGACGTCCCCGTTACCGTCAGGAAGAGATTGCCGGTTCCGTAATCGTCACCGGTATTGACCGCAACGGAAATTTCCCGGTCGGTATATTTCCGTGCCTGTACCGCGACTTCGTCCTGCATCATTTCGACGGCGGTGATGTAATCGTCGAGACCGGCACAGAACCGGTCGATCATCGCAGTACACAGGGTAAGAGTGATCCTGTCCTGGTCCCGAAGGCCCATGATCTTGATATCCGTCCCGATGATCGGATTTCGTGGCCGGATCACGGTGTCGATATAATCGCTGACTTCTCTCGTGATTGTTTCCAGCTCGGAGAACGGTGCGTGCCCGACTCCGAACGATGTATCGTTTGCGTGGGGAATCGGGTTGCTCCCGCCCGCCCTGAAGACTCCCTGCAGGTCGGACGATCCGCGCCCCATTCTGCAGTCCACGATGACATCCTGTTCGAGATCGAGGTAGGTAAGCGTGGAACGGAGGTAGTTGCGTGCCGCCCTCACGGCGATGGCGTCGGTCGGAATGATCCGGCCGTTGACGTCTTTTGACGCCCGTCCCGTCAGGAGAACGTAGACCGGCCGGGTGACCCTGCCACCCCCGAATTTTGGAAGGGATTCGCCTGCGACAATCTCGCCCTGGTCGGTATTGTGATGAAGCACTGCGCCGCATTCTTCAATATACGCGCTCGATAATGCCCTGCTGATGGATTCGGCGATCCCGTCCGCAAGACTGTCGGGGTGCCCGATCCCTTTGCGTTCGACGAGTTCAATCTGCTGCTTTTCAATAGGAACCTGCTGCAGTTTTTCTACTTTGATATTCCGTGTCATGTCGGCCCTCGAATCAGTCAGAATAAATATAGTAAAATTGCCGGTGAGTCACTTAACGATTTCCTTACGGATAAGATCCGGGCATTTTTCCGGCATCCATGTGCTGCCCGAAAAAGCGGGCGGCGGCATCCACCCCCCGGAGTCTTTTCTTACTGGTCGTATCTCACAATCCTAAGATCCGAGTTGATGGAGAGCTTGCACTCCCCGTCACGAAACACCCGGACGATACCGCCGCTTTCCGAAAGCGTCACACCGACGACCGGGAGTTTTTTGGTTATGGCCGCGGCGGCTCGATGCCGTCCACCGAGGCCCGCCGGTATCCGGACACAGCCGCCGTCCATATCGAGGTACCTGCCTGCCGCCCGGATTATGCCGTCCCGTTCGACGACAAAGACACCGTCGAGCAGGGAAAATTCCTTGATGCTTTCCCAGTTGTCCCTGTTTTT encodes:
- a CDS encoding ATP phosphoribosyltransferase; the protein is MSLRTSPPSPRGSSKVNSKPSDRLRLAVPNKGRIARPIMDLVEKSGLHVTNGGDRQLIARTCDPAIEILFARPIDIPEYVANGAADIGITGRDMVLERGSTVTELLDLGIGAATLVLAVPDDAGVANPRDLDGAKIATEFPAITRGYFSGLGLHVTIVPVGGACEATPYLGIADAIVDLSSSGNTLRTNRLRVIDTILESCTILIANPDSMTSHAGKIEELRLALESVIRAQGQAYVMMNVHREALDEVKTVLPGLSGPTVMDVASDQNLVAVHAVVAEERIYQLISLLKKAGARDILVMPIDRIIR
- a CDS encoding S-adenosylmethionine synthetase (catalyzes the formation of S-adenosylmethionine from methionine and ATP) codes for the protein MTRNIKVEKLQQVPIEKQQIELVERKGIGHPDSLADGIAESISRALSSAYIEECGAVLHHNTDQGEIVAGESLPKFGGGRVTRPVYVLLTGRASKDVNGRIIPTDAIAVRAARNYLRSTLTYLDLEQDVIVDCRMGRGSSDLQGVFRAGGSNPIPHANDTSFGVGHAPFSELETITREVSDYIDTVIRPRNPIIGTDIKIMGLRDQDRITLTLCTAMIDRFCAGLDDYITAVEMMQDEVAVQARKYTDREISVAVNTGDDYGTGNLFLTVTGTSAEMGDDGSVGRGNRANGLITPNRPMSMEATSGKNPINHIGKIYNLLATEMAQHCVARVEGIEEMYVRLLSQIGKPIDHPLVAGVQYIPLPGADTTAISRDVEAIINDELANITTITERVIKGELKTF